The region GGCGGCGTTCTGTATGGCTTCAGCGAGGCCGGAAGCAAAGGATGGAGCGAGACGGAAGTGGTTGTTTCGCTTGTCATCGGCGCCTTGTTCCTCATCATGTTCACATGGCGTTCGCTGCGCTCGGAGCATCCGGTGCTCAATTTCCGTGTGTTCCGCTACCCAGTGTTTACGTTGGCGACCGTCATCGGTTCGGTCATTAACATGGCGATGTTTGCCGCCATGGTCTTGCTTCCGGTGTATTTGCAAAACTTGCGCGGCTTTACGCCGCTCGATGCCGGTTTGCTGTTGCTGCCGGGGGCGATTGTGATGGCGGTCATGTCGCCGATCTCTGGTTGGGTGTTTGACCGCATCGGCGCGCGGATGCTCGCTATTGTCGGTTTGATCATCACCGCTGTGACGACATGGGAGTTCAGCAAGCTGACACTTGACACCCCGTATAGCCATTTAATTTGGCTTTACATTTTCCGCATGTTCGGCATGTCGATGCTCGGAATGCCGATTATGACGGAAGGGTTGAACGCCTTGCCGCGCCATTTGTACAGCCACGGCACGGCGATGTCGAATACGATTCGTCAAGTGGCTGCTTCGCTCGGGACGGCGTTCTTGGTGACGATCATGTCCAACCGGACGAAATTCCATGTGGAAGCTTATCGCAATGAAATGACGGAAAACAATCCGTTGTTCATGAGCCTTGTCGGCCAACTGAAACAGGCCATCCCAAGTGATGAGGCGATCGCTCAGCTGTTGTATGGACTTGTGCAGCAACGGTCAACGGTCGAGGGGATCAACGACGCCTTTTTCGTCGCTACTGGCTTAACGGTGGTGGCGCTCGTCATGGCGTTTTTCTTAAAAGGAAAAAAGCAGAAATCGCCATCGGCGTAAACAAGGGAAGCGGCGCACACGGCCGCTTCTTTTTTGTTTTGAGCCATGGAAAAGAGACGAAAACGGGCGGCCGGCTGCGAATCGTATAATCGTGACGAAGAGACAGGGGGGAACATTGTGGAGGCGCAAAGCAGGCAGCAAATGAGACAAACAAGACGAAGACGGTGTTGGCTGCAGGCGCTCGTTGTCGCCGCCTTGGCTTTGGCCGCCGTTGTTGCTGCGCTCGAGTGGGCGA is a window of Geobacillus kaustophilus DNA encoding:
- a CDS encoding DHA2 family efflux MFS transporter permease subunit; translated protein: MTTFVIGYIVFAVLVLAAVNIALRRRKPASAAGKAADEAAEANAQPLAETKAEPSTGTDGRPAAPAGQGGLGDIGSRGKVVATVMLGAFVAILNQTLINVALPHMMQDFNVETSTIQWLVTGYMLVNGVLIPISPFLIAKFPAKRLFLSGMSFFAIGAFVCSIAPSFAVMLTGRLTQAVGAGIIMQLMMVIMLSIFPPERRGVAMGTVGIAMMFAPAVGPTLSGWIVEHYTWRLLFYVVLPIAILDIVLASVWLKHTPRKGNPVLDVQGAVYSTIGFGGVLYGFSEAGSKGWSETEVVVSLVIGALFLIMFTWRSLRSEHPVLNFRVFRYPVFTLATVIGSVINMAMFAAMVLLPVYLQNLRGFTPLDAGLLLLPGAIVMAVMSPISGWVFDRIGARMLAIVGLIITAVTTWEFSKLTLDTPYSHLIWLYIFRMFGMSMLGMPIMTEGLNALPRHLYSHGTAMSNTIRQVAASLGTAFLVTIMSNRTKFHVEAYRNEMTENNPLFMSLVGQLKQAIPSDEAIAQLLYGLVQQRSTVEGINDAFFVATGLTVVALVMAFFLKGKKQKSPSA